CCAATGGGTAACTAAACATTAAATTCGGGAGTGGTGTGGATGGATATTAATCGGCAGTTAGACGAGGACCGTTTTAGGATAGCTCCCAAGGAGTTTCAACCCCGGGTAGAAGTGTTAAAGGAAGGAGAGATGTTTTTAACTGCCTTACCTGATGGTTCAATTTGGGAAGGCGATTTAAGTGGGCTTGGGTTATTTTATCGTGATACACGGTTTTTAAATCGCCTCCTTCTATATCTTGAAGAGTTTGAACCACTCTTACTATCCTCATTGATTCGCGAGAGTCATTTTGCCCAAATTGAGCTTACCAACCGGGAGTTTCACTTACCCAATGGGGTTTTACTGCCACTTCAATCCATCCACTTCCGGATTACTCGGGTCTTAAAAAACGGCCTCTACCAGCGGCTTAGAATTATTAATTTTAATTCCTTTCCGGTTACAATTAACCTTACTTTTTCGGCCGGAGCCGATTATGTGGATATCTTTGAGGTCCGGGGTACTACCAGAAAAAACCGGGGGCGGCTATTGCCAGTATGTCAAAAAAATAATGGTTTTACTTTTGGTTATGAGGGGTTAGACCATTTTTTCCGATCTACGGATTTAACCTTTTATCCTGATCCGGATCGGGTGTGGGTTGAAGGAGATAAAGGTTTTGTTCGCTTTACCTTAACTTTAGAACCTCACAAAAAATACTTCCTTTATCTTCAGATTATACCCGGTATTGACCAAAAAATTATTTATGAAGAAGATACATATGCTGCCAAAAAGGAAATGAGTATTGGTTTTTCCAAAGCTGCGATAAACTTAAATAAAGATTACCTTAACTGGCAGCGGCAGTGTACCAAGATTGAAACTAATAATGAAATTATTAATCAAATGATCAATCAAGCGGTAACCGATTTAAGAGCGCTAATTTCCGAATATCCGGAAAGTGGCAAAATTATTGAAGCGGGTATCCCCTGGTACGCTGCTCCTTTTGGCCGGGATTCCCTTATTACCTCCTGGCAGACTCTTATCTTAAATCCCGAAATTGCTAAAAATACTCTTAGGTTCTTAGCCCATTATCAGGGAAAAGTGCTTGATTCATGGCGAGAAGAACAACCGGGAAAAATTTTACATGAAATTCGCCGGGGGGAGATGGCTCTAAATCACGAGGTGCCTCATACTCCTTATTATGGAACGGTTGATGCAACCCCCTGGTTTATTATCCTCTTAGGTGAAGTTTTTCGCTGGACCCATGATGAAAAACTATTACAGGATTTAGCAGAACCTTTAAAAAAAGCCCTTTACTGGTGTGAAAAATACGGAGATATGGATGGCGATGGCTTTATTGAATATCTCCGGGAATCGGAAAGTGGCCTTTTAAATCAGGGCTGGAAAGATTCCTGGGATGGAGTTATTGACCGTGATGGTTCGTTGCCGGAAGGGCCAATAGCTTTAGTGGAAGTGCAAGCGTATTATTATCTTGCCCTTTTAAGGGGAAGCGAATTATTACAATTTTTGGGAGAAATTGAAGAAGCGTTAAAACTTCGCCGTCAAGCCTTAAAGCTGCAAACAAAGTTTATAAAAGCTTTTTGGATTGAAGATGAAAACTTTTTGGGCTTTGCCTTGGATGGCAAGAAGAGACTTATTAAAACAACCGTTTCCAATCCCGGCCATACCCTATTTACCGGAATTTTGCCGACAAAACTTGCCCAGAAAGTAGCGGAAAGATTGTTCCGTCAGGATATGTACTCGGGCTGGGGTATTCGAACGATGAGTGCCAAAGAAAAACCTTACAATCCTATGAGTTACCATAATGGTTCCGTTTGGCCTCATGATAATTCAATTATTGCCCGGGGATTAAAAGAAATTGGGCAAGAAGTTCTATTGGAAAAACTAGTAACCGATTTAGTGGATGCGGCCAGGTTTTTCAATTATTATCGTTGGCCGGAGTTGTTTTGCGGTTTTACCCGGCGGGCCAATGGTGGGCCTGTAAGGTATCCAATAGCCTGTGATCCTCAAGCCTGGGCGGTAGGAAGTATTTTTATTCTCTTGCAAAGTATTTTAGGGATTTTTTGTGATGGAGGCGATATTCGCATAGTACGGCCAACTTTACCGGGTTGGCTAAGTGAGGTTTACTTAGAAAACCTTAAGGTTGGAAATGGGGTTGTAGATTTAGAATTTAGTCGTAGCCGTGGTAAAACCTACTGTAACGTTGTTAAAAGGGAGGGAGAGGTAAAGGTACTAATTGAACCCTAGGAGGTGGATAAATGAAGTCGAACCTTTTGGTAGTATCCAATCGCGGGCCTTTTACCATTGAAGGGGAGATGGGTAATTTAAAATATCGCCCGGCAGTCAGTGGGCTTGTTTCAGCTGTGCTGCCGGCAGTAAAAAAAGTTGGGGGAATCTGGCTTGCCTGGGCAGGAAGGCTTACGGAAAAGACTTTGGAAGTTCAGACGGTAATTAAAGATGATTTTAATTTTGTAGAAGTACTTTTATCAAGGGAAGAGTTAAAAGGCTACTATGAAGGTTACTCCAATGGTGTTCTCTGGCCTCTTTGCCACTTGATGCCTGAGAAAGTTGTACTTTCGGAGGAAAATTACCGCATATATAAAAAGGTGAATCAAAAGTTTGCCCAAAGGGCAGGAACACTACTAAAACCTGGAACATTGTTATGGATTCATGATTATCATTTAGCTCTGATGCCCTATTTTGTTCGCCAAAAATATTCCTGGCAAAGGATAGCCTTTTTCTGGCATATACCTTTTCCACCGGTAGAAATTTTTACTATTCAACCATGGGCTCAAGAGATTTTACGCGGCCTTTTAGGAGCAGATTTAATTGGCTTTCATACTGAAGACTATCGGGAAAACTTTTTACGAAGTGTGGAGCGGGTATTAAAGATTCCAGTGAATTATGAGTGGGGTACCGTTTATTATAATGGCCGGGAAATTAGAGTAAAAGCAGTTCCCATAGGGATTGAGCCTAAGAATTTTCAAAAAGACGTTCCAAAAATTGAAGAAATTGAGCAAGACCTCCGAGGGCAAATAATATTCCTGGGAGTGGAGCGGTTAGATTATACCAAAGGGTTAAAGGAAAAAATTTTGGGTTTTGCAAGATTTTTAGAGAAAAATCCTGAGTATTTGGGCAAAGTTATACTATTACAAGTAGCAGTGCCTACGCGGGAAAATATTGCCGCTTATAGAAATTATGCAAAAGAGGTTTTGGAAGAAGTACAAAAGGTAAATGAGCGATTTGGACATAGCAGTTGGCAGCCAATAAAAATTTTAACTCGAAATTATAGCCAAGATGAGCTCATTTATTTATATCGAAGAGCGGATACTCTTATTATTACTTCCCTGGAGGACGGTTTAAATCTTGTGGCCAAAGAATTTATCGCTTCCCGTCAAGAACCGGGAGTAGTTATCTTAAGTAATCGTACCGGGGTAGCTCGGCAGTTTGGAGTTGCTCTTAAGGTAAATCCTTATTCTCCGGAAGAAATAGCTGGGCAAATTAAGACCTCCTTGGAGATGTCCTTGGAAGAAAAGGAAAAAATGTTTGCTAAATTAAAAGAGCAGGTTTTATTAAAAAACAACGAATGGTGGTTGGATAACTTTTTAGGAAAAGAGCTAATGCTTTCGGTGGCACCGGGCAAATATTATCGCAAACGGGGTGAAAAGAAGATTGGAGCAGTTGACTAAGCTTTCTGGGCAAAAAATTTTTATTATAACTGATTTTGACGGAACTATAGCTGCGTATCGGAAAGATCCGCGAAAGGTAAATTTGGCAAAAGATATGGTAGAAATATTGTATAAAATTACCCGCCAGCCGGATTTTAAACTAGCGGTAGTTTCAGGGCGAGGATTAAAAGATTTAGAAAATATGGTAGCAATAAAAGGTATTATCCTGGCTGGATGCTTTGGGGGATTATACCGGGATGAACGGGGTAAACTTTCCACCTGGGAGCGAGCTTATGAATATTTTGGGCCTGCGGAAGAGCTTTATAGTTTTTTTAGTCGTAATATTTCTTTACCAGAAGTATTAATTGAGAAAAAAGAAATTGCTCTAACTTTACACTATAAAGATTTGGGACTAAAAAAACGAAGAGAGATTTTTAACATTATTGAAGAAGCTCAGGAAAAAAATCCTGCTTTTGATTTTCATATTGGCGATAAGGGTACTGAAATAATTCCCCGGGGACTGGGTAAGGGATGGTTTATTAAAGAGATGTTAAGCAAATATCCCGGTTATTTTCCAGTATTTTTAGGGAATGATTGGGTTGATCTTGAAGGGATAGAAGTTTTAAAGGGGCGGGGGTTAGCTTTTTATGTGGGTGATTCCCCACCCCCGGGAAGTCACGGGCTTTTGGGGTTAAAAGAGGTAAAAAAGCTTTTTAAGAAGCTTTTGGCATTAAGCCAAGGCGTTTTAAGTGCATCTTAATGCCTGTAATTTCCCACATCCGGACCCACGGGTCAATTTTTTGATACTTTAGCGGATAAAAGATGGAATGATCGGCGATTCCCTCAAGGGAGTAGCCCTTTTGGAACAAAGTTTTTATTTTTTCTTCACGGATTGAGATAATTTCTAAAAATGTTTCTAGCTTTGCCAGAAAATATTTTCGTTCAACTACTCCTTCTTCGTGGCCAGTGATAAAATATTTGGCATCAACTTCTCTCAGAATTTGGGAAGATTTAATAAATAAATCGATATTTCCATCGGGAGTCATGTAAAAAGGGCCAAAGGAGGTTAAGTCATAATCTCCGGTATAAATTACCCCTAAATCTGGAAAATAAGGAAAAACGTATCCCGTTGAGTGGCCTGGGGCTTTAAGAAATATAGTGGTAACTCCTCTAATTTTTATTTTTTCCGCGGAAGAATAAGCTTCTTTTGGCTTTTGAATAATGGCAACAATATCAGGACGATTATAGGGCGAAAGGGATGGGCTTTTAAAACCTCCCCTTTTTATTTCTAAAGCCCACCAGTTAACATAATCTTGCCCAAAATGCTTTTCGACCCCAAGCCGCTTGGCAAATTCAACTAAACTTTGCAGAGCTGGTAGGTCTTCTTTATTGATAAAAACCGGGGTGGAATTTTGAAATAAATTTATGCCCCAGACATGGTCGTAATGATAATGAGTTAAATAAATTTCCTGAATAGAAAAATTTTTGAGAAAATTACCTGCACCGGGGTCGATTATTGCTTGCTTACCGTTACTTTCAAGAAGCAAGCTGGTACAGTAAGGAAAATGGCTTTTCTTTTCCCCAGGAATAACTTTAAGTGGCCCAAATTGCTGCATTTATCTCTTTCCTCCTCTTTTTTAATATCTTAGCAAAAAAAAATTAATCCGGCTATGCCGGATTAGGGAGTAGAGGGTGATATTTTTTAAAAATCTTGGAAAGGGAAACGTAGTATCTAAAATATGTAAATTTTAAAAAAAGGTGCAAGGAAGGAGGCTGATGGAGAAAAAACTTTTAGATGCAATTTTTACCATGGGATAACTATTAAAGATATAGGCAATGGAAGTTTAAAACAGGCCGGCAAAAGTTGGAGCGGTTACCTAAATAAAAAGGGAACAAAAAATTCGGGCGGGCTACCAAAATATTTAAAGTTACCGAAAATAAATGCTAATTTTTAACCGTTTAAAGTGATTTTAGGGCATTTAAGCTCTTAAAAAACGCTACTTAACTTTTCTTCCTTCCGCCTCCCTTTTTTTGGGAGTAAAATAATGTAAAGAAAAGGGGGGAAGCGGGATGACTCCAAGGGAAATAGAAGATGTTTTTTATGAATATGCTGAAGTATTAGATGTAGCCGTTGTAGGGATTAATGAGCCCTTGGCTACAGAAAATGCAGTAGCTTTTGTAGTTTTAAAAGATAAAGCATATGTAGAAAAGCTTTTGGAATTTTGCCGAACAAAACTTCCGCCGAGGTATATACCTAAAAAAATAATACCAGTAGATTTTATTCCTAAAACCAAAACTGGAAAAGTATTATTTGGAGAATTAAAAGAAAAAGCAATATAAAAACGCGGCCTTGGGGCCGCGTTTTTATCTTACCCTTACTGCACCGGCATAATGGCTTTCATAATAGCCTTCACTTAAAGAAGATATAATTACCTTATCTTTGCCGGAGCTAGCGTGGACAAACTGTCCGCTGCCAATATAGATGCCCACGTGATTGATAATGGAAGAGCCTAGAGTCTTGAAAAATACTAAATCTCCTGGAATGAGGTCGCTTTTACTAATTTTAACGCCCACATTATACTGAGCCAGAGCGTTATGGGGGAGGGTAATACCTACTTGTTTGTAAACATAACTGGTAAAACCAGAGCAGTCAAAGGCTGAACCGGAACTTGCTCCCCACTGGTAGGGAGTACCTAAATAACTTAAGGCAATATTTGCTACGTCGTCCCGGCCGCCACCGCGGGACACTTTTACGGTGGTTCGGGAGCGCGAAGTACTGCGGGAAGAGGTGGTTTTGCGCACGATTAATTTTTGTCCAATGCTAAGTTTTTCCGACTTTAAATTATTTAAGCGCTTTATTTCTGTTACGGAGAGATTAAATTTTTTAGCGATGTCCCACAGGGTATCGCCTGATTTAACTATGTAAATTGAAGTACTGCTGGTTGAACGGGAATCCGCAGAAGAAGAAGACTTTCCGGGAAGAACAAGTTTTTGTCCTGGCTTTAAAGCATCAGTTTTTAAG
The sequence above is a segment of the Carboxydothermus pertinax genome. Coding sequences within it:
- a CDS encoding amylo-alpha-1,6-glucosidase, which translates into the protein MDINRQLDEDRFRIAPKEFQPRVEVLKEGEMFLTALPDGSIWEGDLSGLGLFYRDTRFLNRLLLYLEEFEPLLLSSLIRESHFAQIELTNREFHLPNGVLLPLQSIHFRITRVLKNGLYQRLRIINFNSFPVTINLTFSAGADYVDIFEVRGTTRKNRGRLLPVCQKNNGFTFGYEGLDHFFRSTDLTFYPDPDRVWVEGDKGFVRFTLTLEPHKKYFLYLQIIPGIDQKIIYEEDTYAAKKEMSIGFSKAAINLNKDYLNWQRQCTKIETNNEIINQMINQAVTDLRALISEYPESGKIIEAGIPWYAAPFGRDSLITSWQTLILNPEIAKNTLRFLAHYQGKVLDSWREEQPGKILHEIRRGEMALNHEVPHTPYYGTVDATPWFIILLGEVFRWTHDEKLLQDLAEPLKKALYWCEKYGDMDGDGFIEYLRESESGLLNQGWKDSWDGVIDRDGSLPEGPIALVEVQAYYYLALLRGSELLQFLGEIEEALKLRRQALKLQTKFIKAFWIEDENFLGFALDGKKRLIKTTVSNPGHTLFTGILPTKLAQKVAERLFRQDMYSGWGIRTMSAKEKPYNPMSYHNGSVWPHDNSIIARGLKEIGQEVLLEKLVTDLVDAARFFNYYRWPELFCGFTRRANGGPVRYPIACDPQAWAVGSIFILLQSILGIFCDGGDIRIVRPTLPGWLSEVYLENLKVGNGVVDLEFSRSRGKTYCNVVKREGEVKVLIEP
- a CDS encoding alpha,alpha-trehalose-phosphate synthase (UDP-forming), with amino-acid sequence MKSNLLVVSNRGPFTIEGEMGNLKYRPAVSGLVSAVLPAVKKVGGIWLAWAGRLTEKTLEVQTVIKDDFNFVEVLLSREELKGYYEGYSNGVLWPLCHLMPEKVVLSEENYRIYKKVNQKFAQRAGTLLKPGTLLWIHDYHLALMPYFVRQKYSWQRIAFFWHIPFPPVEIFTIQPWAQEILRGLLGADLIGFHTEDYRENFLRSVERVLKIPVNYEWGTVYYNGREIRVKAVPIGIEPKNFQKDVPKIEEIEQDLRGQIIFLGVERLDYTKGLKEKILGFARFLEKNPEYLGKVILLQVAVPTRENIAAYRNYAKEVLEEVQKVNERFGHSSWQPIKILTRNYSQDELIYLYRRADTLIITSLEDGLNLVAKEFIASRQEPGVVILSNRTGVARQFGVALKVNPYSPEEIAGQIKTSLEMSLEEKEKMFAKLKEQVLLKNNEWWLDNFLGKELMLSVAPGKYYRKRGEKKIGAVD
- the otsB gene encoding trehalose-phosphatase — encoded protein: MEQLTKLSGQKIFIITDFDGTIAAYRKDPRKVNLAKDMVEILYKITRQPDFKLAVVSGRGLKDLENMVAIKGIILAGCFGGLYRDERGKLSTWERAYEYFGPAEELYSFFSRNISLPEVLIEKKEIALTLHYKDLGLKKRREIFNIIEEAQEKNPAFDFHIGDKGTEIIPRGLGKGWFIKEMLSKYPGYFPVFLGNDWVDLEGIEVLKGRGLAFYVGDSPPPGSHGLLGLKEVKKLFKKLLALSQGVLSAS
- a CDS encoding MBL fold metallo-hydrolase, whose product is MQQFGPLKVIPGEKKSHFPYCTSLLLESNGKQAIIDPGAGNFLKNFSIQEIYLTHYHYDHVWGINLFQNSTPVFINKEDLPALQSLVEFAKRLGVEKHFGQDYVNWWALEIKRGGFKSPSLSPYNRPDIVAIIQKPKEAYSSAEKIKIRGVTTIFLKAPGHSTGYVFPYFPDLGVIYTGDYDLTSFGPFYMTPDGNIDLFIKSSQILREVDAKYFITGHEEGVVERKYFLAKLETFLEIISIREEKIKTLFQKGYSLEGIADHSIFYPLKYQKIDPWVRMWEITGIKMHLKRLGLMPKAS
- a CDS encoding AMP-binding enzyme, giving the protein MTPREIEDVFYEYAEVLDVAVVGINEPLATENAVAFVVLKDKAYVEKLLEFCRTKLPPRYIPKKIIPVDFIPKTKTGKVLFGELKEKAI
- a CDS encoding C40 family peptidase — encoded protein: MNFKKAIATLTLSAFLVQVPALAATITVKKGDNLWILARRYNTTVDAIKKANHLKTDALKPGQKLVLPGKSSSSADSRSTSSTSIYIVKSGDTLWDIAKKFNLSVTEIKRLNNLKSEKLSIGQKLIVRKTTSSRSTSRSRTTVKVSRGGGRDDVANIALSYLGTPYQWGASSGSAFDCSGFTSYVYKQVGITLPHNALAQYNVGVKISKSDLIPGDLVFFKTLGSSIINHVGIYIGSGQFVHASSGKDKVIISSLSEGYYESHYAGAVRVR